ATCCCAGACGCCCTCCGGCGCCTCCGACTGCAGTGCGTGGAGGAATCCGATCCGCTCGGGCGACGACCCGCGCAGCTCACCGCCCTTGGACCACCACAGCACCTCGTCGGCGCCCGGCTCGGGAAGGTACGTCTCGCCGTGACCGACGTAGCCGCCGCGCACGGCGCCCTCCCAGAAGCGGCGCACCATCTCCTCGCCCGTGATGTTGCCCCAGCCCTGGTCGATGTCGCCTTCATAGGCGCACTCGTCGATCACGACGGGCTTGCCCCACCGCTCGCGCCAGTCGTCGGTGTTCTCGGCGGTGCGGTAGACATCGACGCGCTGCACGCTGACGTGCGTGATCCAGGGTCGCGAGTAGTCGTAGAACGGGCGGCAGTTGTGGATCGAGGTGAGGTGCCCGAAGGCGTCCTCCTCGCCCACGATCTCGGCGAGCCGCTCCCAGTCCGGGGTGTCCTTCGCCCAGAGGAGGTCGTATTCGTTGGCCATCGACCACCACACGTTCGCGAACGCGGCGAGCCGGCGCACGACGTAGCGAAGGTAGCGCTCGTCGACCGCGGGACCGAGGTCCGCGAAGCCCCACCGGTCGTACGCGTGGAAGAGGATGAGGTCCGCCTCGATGCCGAGCTCGGCGAGCTGCGCGATCCGCTGCTCGAGCCGCCGGAAGTGAGCGGGGTCGAACCGCGTGTAGTCGAAGCCCTCGGCGAGCGAACCGGCGAAGACGAAGTCCTCCGGCTCGTTGGCGTTGAAGAGGTAGGACTTCGGGAAGAGGCACATGCGGATCTTCGTGAAGGGCGCCTCGGCCAGGGTGCGGAGCGTCTGCTCCTGCAGCGCGTCCGCCTGGTGGGTCCACGCGTACGCCGTCGTCCCGAGAGGCAGGTGTCGCATGCCGTCGGCGTGGCGGAAGTGGAAGCCGTCGACCCGCACCGGCCCGTGCGCGCCCTCAGGCGCCGGACCTACGGCGAGGGCCCCCGTCAGCCCGTCGAGCGAGCGCGCGGTCGAGCGGGTCTGGAACGACCAGTCGCCCTCGGCATCGGCGAGGGCGCGCACGACGTAGACGCCGTCGCCGTCGTAGAAGCCGCCGACACGCAGCTGCGACCCGTCGGGCCGGCTGAAGACGGCATCGAGCTCGACATCGACGAACGGATTGCCGTGCGACGGACCTTCGAACCGCACCTCCAGAACGCCCCACTTGGCGACCGCGTCGGGAAGGACGACGGATGCCGAGCCCCGCGCCACCTCGTCGCTCTCGTACCCAGGGTCCGGCGCGATCGCCGGCGCATACGGCGCGCGCTCGACGTCGTCGCCCACCTCGGCGAGGGCGGACCAGAGCTTCTCGCGCTCGGCGGGGTCCTCGAGCGTCGGCACGAGCGCGATGAGCGATCCGAGCCGGCCGTCGCGGAACTGCGTCGCCATCGGCGACGCGGCGATCCCCGGCATCCATCGTTCGAGGATCGCGCGCGCGGCGGGGTTGTCGAGGGCTTCGCCGAACGTCGAGCGGCGGTCGAACATGGAGGGTTCCTGTCTTGGTCGTGGGTAGGAGGAAAGCTGCGTCACGCCGTCGCGGAGCGGACAGCCTCGTCGACGGCGGCGAGCAGGTCGGGCGGCGTGAACATGAGCGCCGTGCTGAGAGGACGGTTCGCGCCCCAGACGGTGTCGGTGCGCACGGCTTCGGCGCGCTCGGGATCGGCCGCCGCCAGCGTGTCGAGGACGGCGCGGTAGGCGCGGGGGTCGTCGATGACGTCGGCGAGGGATGCCGAGAGCCCGGGCAGCGCCGACGGCACCCGCCGCAGCGGCGCGGGCATCCGCCATTCGTGCACACCCGACCCGACGGCCGTCTCTTCCGAACCCCCGCCCAGGTCGACGATCGCCATCGCGTTGGCCGGAACGACCGCCCGCACGACGATGTCGGAGCCGTCCCGCCGCCATGCGACGGAGGCCTCGCCGTAGGGAGTGAGGTGGCGCGCGGCTGCGTGGTCGAGGCCGGCGAGCGGGCGCGGTGCGATGCGGATCGTGCGATAGCCGGGTTCGGCGGGTGCGAGTCCCGCGACCGTGCGGTGCAGCCAGTCCGCGACCGCGCCGAGCGCGTAGTGATTGAAGCTCGTCATCTCGCCCGGGTTGATCGTCCCGTCCGGGAGCATCGAGTCCCACCGCTCCCACACGGTCGTGGCGCCCATCGTGACGGGGTAGAGCCACGATGGGGACTCGGTCTGGAGGAGGAGCCGCTCGGCGGCGTCGAGGTGCCCGCCTGCCGTGAGCGCGTCGGTCACGAGCGGTGTTCCGACGAACCCGGTGCCGATGCGGTAGCCGCCCTCCCGGACGAGGGCCGCGAGCCGGTCGGCGAGCGACCGGCGGAGCGCAGGGTCGAGGGCGAGGCCGAATTCCAGGGCGAGCGCGTACGCCGTGGGCGCATCGCTCATCATGCGGCCGGCGGGCGTCACGTACTCGGCCACGAAGGCCGCGCGGCTGCGCTCTGCGAGCGCAGCGTAGGTCGCGGCATCCGTCTCGAATCCCAGAAGCTGCGCCGCATCGGCGACCTGCCGCAGGGAGCGGGCGAGGTAGGCGCTCGCCACGATGTCGCCGTCGACCTTTGCCTGTCCGGGCTTGTCCGGCGGGGCGGCAGGATCCAGCCAGTCGCCGAGCTGCATCTGCCCCGCCCACAAGCCGCTGCCGCCGGCTGCTTCGAGCACCCGGTCCACCCAGGCCTTCATGCTCGCGTACTGGTCGGCGAGGACGCGGGTGTCGCCGAAGCGCTCGTGCAGCACGGTCGGCACGACGGTCGCGGCATCCCCCCACGCCGCCACCGGCCCGCCCCCGCCGAACGAGGGCAGCGCTGCCGGGATCACGAGTGGCACCTCCCCGTCGTTGCGCGTCTGCTCGTTCGCGAGGTCGCGCAGCCACGAGACGAGGAAGCCGTCGCAGTCGTACAGGAAGCTCGCCGTCGGCGAGAACACCTGGATGTCGCCCGTCCACCCCAGGCGCTCGTCGCGCTGCGGGCAGTCGGTCGGGATGGACAGGAAGTTCCCGCGCATGCCCCACACGACGTTCTCGTGCAGCCGGTCGAGCATGTCGTGCGAGCTCTCGAACCAGCCCGTGCGGGTCATGTCGGTGTGCAGCACGACGGCCTCGACGTCGGCGTCGGCGACGTCGGCGCCATCGATCTGGGCGTAGCGGAAGCCGTAGAACGTGAAGCGCGACTCGAGCACGTCGTCGCCGCCGGAGAGTTCGAACACCGCGGTCGCCTTCGCATTGCGGAGGGGACGGATGCCGAGCTCGCCGTCTTCGAGGACCTCGGCGTGGCGGATCACGACGTGCTGCCCCGCCTCGCCCTTCACCCGCACGCGCAGGCGGCCGACGAGGTTCTGGCCGAAGTCGAGGATCCGGCCACCGGACGGCGACGTGACGACGTCCGTGACGGGGAGCGTCGAGATGCGCCGGACCGGCGGCGCGATGCGTGCCTCCGGCACCGGCACGTTCTCGTATCCCGGGAGCGACGCCGCGCCGACCCGCGCGGGAGACCAGGTGGCGCTCGCCGCATCGGCACTGTCGTCGGCCTCTCGCGGGCTCGACCCTCGCTGCCCGTCGACGGTCGACCAGCCGGGGAGGGTCTTGCGGAGATCCTGGTGCTCGCCCGGGTAGATGCCGCTGTCGACGATCGGCCCGTCGGCGGTCGCCTCCCATCC
This genomic interval from Microbacterium sp. 4R-513 contains the following:
- a CDS encoding DUF5605 domain-containing protein, whose product is MFDRRSTFGEALDNPAARAILERWMPGIAASPMATQFRDGRLGSLIALVPTLEDPAEREKLWSALAEVGDDVERAPYAPAIAPDPGYESDEVARGSASVVLPDAVAKWGVLEVRFEGPSHGNPFVDVELDAVFSRPDGSQLRVGGFYDGDGVYVVRALADAEGDWSFQTRSTARSLDGLTGALAVGPAPEGAHGPVRVDGFHFRHADGMRHLPLGTTAYAWTHQADALQEQTLRTLAEAPFTKIRMCLFPKSYLFNANEPEDFVFAGSLAEGFDYTRFDPAHFRRLEQRIAQLAELGIEADLILFHAYDRWGFADLGPAVDERYLRYVVRRLAAFANVWWSMANEYDLLWAKDTPDWERLAEIVGEEDAFGHLTSIHNCRPFYDYSRPWITHVSVQRVDVYRTAENTDDWRERWGKPVVIDECAYEGDIDQGWGNITGEEMVRRFWEGAVRGGYVGHGETYLPEPGADEVLWWSKGGELRGSSPERIGFLHALQSEAPEGVWDPLVSDWDVPWGGTEEHRVGYFGFNRPRFRNLMLTEGEWTVDVIDTWNMTVDRLPGTSRGTVRVELPGRQFMAVRTIRVAD
- a CDS encoding alpha-L-rhamnosidase is translated as MDASTPAASPAARTARIATLRAELRDDSSVVAVAEPRLSWTVEDAAPGWIQTRAEATDGIETVSLEGRGSVLVAWPFSPLAAGESREVSVRAFSAEGETAWSEPLGVSAGFLAEGEWIAQPVGLSEPYREAQPALVRTTFSVARPVRRALLFWTALGVAEPELNGEAASDDVLSPGWTSYRDRLVHETVDVTGLVREGENVLGATIAGAWYTEKFGFFTFTNRLYGTQPSFLAQLRVTYEDGSTETLAATGEGWEATADGPIVDSGIYPGEHQDLRKTLPGWSTVDGQRGSSPREADDSADAASATWSPARVGAASLPGYENVPVPEARIAPPVRRISTLPVTDVVTSPSGGRILDFGQNLVGRLRVRVKGEAGQHVVIRHAEVLEDGELGIRPLRNAKATAVFELSGGDDVLESRFTFYGFRYAQIDGADVADADVEAVVLHTDMTRTGWFESSHDMLDRLHENVVWGMRGNFLSIPTDCPQRDERLGWTGDIQVFSPTASFLYDCDGFLVSWLRDLANEQTRNDGEVPLVIPAALPSFGGGGPVAAWGDAATVVPTVLHERFGDTRVLADQYASMKAWVDRVLEAAGGSGLWAGQMQLGDWLDPAAPPDKPGQAKVDGDIVASAYLARSLRQVADAAQLLGFETDAATYAALAERSRAAFVAEYVTPAGRMMSDAPTAYALALEFGLALDPALRRSLADRLAALVREGGYRIGTGFVGTPLVTDALTAGGHLDAAERLLLQTESPSWLYPVTMGATTVWERWDSMLPDGTINPGEMTSFNHYALGAVADWLHRTVAGLAPAEPGYRTIRIAPRPLAGLDHAAARHLTPYGEASVAWRRDGSDIVVRAVVPANAMAIVDLGGGSEETAVGSGVHEWRMPAPLRRVPSALPGLSASLADVIDDPRAYRAVLDTLAAADPERAEAVRTDTVWGANRPLSTALMFTPPDLLAAVDEAVRSATA